The following proteins are co-located in the Apium graveolens cultivar Ventura chromosome 5, ASM990537v1, whole genome shotgun sequence genome:
- the LOC141659804 gene encoding uncharacterized protein LOC141659804, with amino-acid sequence MTLQETVGSIRSPRRSNYKYDRTRTHSPRTPRSRRYDSKSPRRSSPRRDIGKEKFQGPRGREYQRHPVSDRKWQPRDRIDKEFTKLTVDKATILAILKTEPDFRPPRPMKPGRPPRSRYCDYHEDMGHTTKQCYQLSNLIESKIRRGHFVHYIEGQDQNQQRQDDKIVDVIFGGYAAGGMSNNSRKSYAREVCSVNLSYPKKCKPSPSLVISFSDEDYSPNIIRGHQDGLVITAKIGTNTVKKILVDNGSSVDILYHHALARMDTRERKLENINSPLYGFTGNEIKVVGTIDLPVLFGTMSYQVWKIVKFHVISANSSHNVILG; translated from the coding sequence ATGACGCTCCAAGAGACGGTGGGAAGCATAAGATCTCCCCGACGCTCTAATTACAAGTATGACAGGACAAGAACTCATAGCCCCCGGACCCCGAGGTCTCGAAGGTATGACTCCAAATCTCCTCGACGTTCATCGCCGAGAAGGGATATTGGAAAGGAGAAATTCCAAGGCCCGAGAGGTCGAGAATACCAGCGACATCCTGTATCAGATAGAAAATGGCAGCCCCGTGACAGGATAGACAAAGAGTTTACCAAGCTTACAGTCGACAAAGCAACAATCTTAGCAATTCTAAAGACAGAGCCTGACTTTCGACCGCCGAGGCCTATGAAGCCAGGTCGTCCTCCGAGGTCTCGATATTGTGACTATCACGAAGATATGGGACATACTACAAAACAATGCTATCAGTTAAGCAATCTCATTGAATCCAAAATCAGAAGAGGCCATTTCGTCCATTACATCGAAGGACAGGACCAAAATCAACAAAGACAAGACGACAAAATAGTCGATGTAATCTTCGGCGGTTACGCCGCTGGAGGTATGTCAAACAATTCTCGTAAGTCGTACGCCCGAGAGGTGTGTAGTGTTAACCTTTCATATCCCAAAAAATGCAAGCCATCTCCATCTCTGGTCATATCCTTCTCAGATGAAGATTACTCTCCAAACATCATAAGAGGGCATCAAGATGGGCTGGTTATCACTGCCAAAATTGGCACCAATACAGTAAAAAAGATCCTCGTCGATAATGGTAGTTCCGTCGATATTCTATATCATCATGCCTTAGCGCGAATGGATACAAGGGAAAGAAAACTAGAAAACATCAATTCGCCTCTTTATGGCTTCACGGGTAATGAGATAAAAGTTGTTGGAACAATTGATCTACCGGTTCTTTTTGGCACAATGTCTTACCAAGTATGGAAGATAGTTAAATTTCATGTAATTAGTGCAAACTCAAGCCACAATGTCATTTTAGGTTGA